In Solanum stenotomum isolate F172 chromosome 6, ASM1918654v1, whole genome shotgun sequence, one DNA window encodes the following:
- the LOC125869300 gene encoding phosphomannomutase-like: protein MGARKAGLIALFDVDGTLTAPRKESTPQMLKFMQELKKVVTIGVVGGSDLVKISEQLGNTVTNDYDYVFSENGLVAHKDGKLIGKQSLKSYLGDEKLKEFINFTLHYIADLDISIKRGTFIEFRSGMLNVSPIGRNCSQEERDEFEKYDKVQKIRETMVSVLREKFAHFNLTFSIGGQISFDVFPQGWDKTYCLRYLEEFNEIHFFGDKTYKGGNDHEIYESKRTVGHTVNSPEETLKQCSVLFLGKDNGSS from the exons GAATCTACTCCACAAATGTTGAAATTCATGCAGGAACTTAAAAAG GTTGTTACTATTGGAGTTGTTGGAGGTTCTGACCTTGTCAAGATATCAGAACAGCTTGGCAATACAG TTACAAATGACTATGATTATGTTTTCTCTGAAAATGGCCTTGTAGCACATAAAGATGGCAAGCTTATTGGGAAACAG AGCTTGAAGTCATATCTTGGGGACGAGAAGCTTAAG GAATTTATTAACTTTACTCTCCATTACATTGCTGACTTGGATATTTCAATAAAGAG AGGAACATTCATTGAGTTTAGAAGTGGCATGCTAAATGTGTCGCCTATTGGGAGGAACTGTAGTCAGGAAGAAAGGGATGAATTTGAAAAGTATGACAAG GTACAGAAGATACGCGAAACTATGGTATCAGTGCTCAGAGAAAAGTTTGCACATTTTAATCTCACCTTCTCCATTGGAGGCCAAATTAGTTTCGAT GTTTTCCCCCAAGGTTGGGACAAGACTTATTGTTTGAGATACCTTGAAGAATTTAATGAAATTCACTTTTTTGGAGACAAAACATACAAG GGAGGAAATGACCATGAGATCTACGAGTCTAAGAGAACTGTGGGTCACACAG TTAATAGCCCGGAGGAGACATTGAAACAGTGTTCTGTTCTATTCCTCGGCAAGGATAATGGAAGTTCTTGA